A single Oncorhynchus tshawytscha isolate Ot180627B linkage group LG01, Otsh_v2.0, whole genome shotgun sequence DNA region contains:
- the LOC112261549 gene encoding sarcoplasmic reticulum histidine-rich calcium-binding protein-like, translated as MASFKTWLLGLFLALLCTFQTPLAPGVKAQDLPLAPQQDVVADDEGEHAADVGGDDDDDDDDDGDSKEDDDNDDDDDDDDNDDDDDDDDDDDNDDDDDDDDDDDNDDDDDDDDDDDDDDDGDDDDDDDDDDDDDDDDDDDDDDDDDDDHTEADGNDDDDDDELVAADDDDDDDDNDDDDDEEEDDQLYHKGSLCSYCEYCEHCDTCNKCPCAEGDKSAHCDTCQMCNFCYVCPICSTLCQPGGFLDELTGSIYKTVADVFEADK; from the exons ATGGCCTCCTTTAAGACGTGGCTCTTGGGACTGTTCCTAGCCCTGCTCTGCACCTTCCAGACCCCTCTTGCCCCTGGAGTCAAGGCTCAAGACCTGCCGCTGGCCCCCCAACAGGATGTAGTAGCTGATGACGAGGGGGAGCATGCAGCGGATGTAGGGGGAGATGAcgacgacgatgatgatgatgatggggacaGTAAAGAGGATGATGACAATGATGATGACGACGACGACGATGATaacgacgatgatgatgatgacgacgatGATGACGACAACGATGATGAcgacgatgatgatgacgatgacgaCAACGATGATGACGACGACGACGATGATGATGACGACGACGATGATGACGGCGATGATGATGACGACGACGATGATGATGAcgacgacgatgatgatgatgacgacgatgatgatgatgatgacgacgatGACCACACAG AGGCTGACGGtaatgatgacgatgatgatgatgaactgGTTGCAGCTGATGACGACGATGATGATGACgacaatgatgatgatgacgatgaggaAGAGGACGATCAACTGTATCACAAAGGATCCCTCTGTTCATACTGTGAATACTGTGAG cactgtGACACCTGCAACAAGTGCCCATGTGCAGAGGGAGATAAGTCTGCGCACTGTGACACCTGTCAG ATGTGCAACTTCTGCTACGTGTGTCCCATTTGCAGCACACTTTGCCAACCAG GTGGTTTTCTGGACGAGCTGACTGGATCAATCTATAA GACTGTAGCCGATGTCTTCGAAGCTGACAAATAA